One segment of Paenibacillus sp. FSL R7-0337 DNA contains the following:
- the opp1B gene encoding nickel/cobalt ABC transporter permease, giving the protein MSGYILKRTLLAAPLLIIISFLTFALNHLSPLNPAEVVLRSQGVPQITETLIAETEAALGMDRPFLIRYADWLVSCLRLDFGDSYITGTPVWSLLGPALLNTLKLTMVSVIVILALSVGLGILCALKEGRLLDRSVRGVSFFLTSMPSAWLAAMMIWYFSVKLDWLPTSGMDSSAGYILPVTVLTVSYAGIYFRIIRSSMLSQLHEDYTLYARACGLPERKITLRMLKNSMQVAVSVFCMAVPVILGSTVVVESIFAWPGLGALTVNSILGRDFPVIQAYVLVLAASFVLFNTLSDLINAALNPRLRKEF; this is encoded by the coding sequence ATGAGCGGATATATTCTCAAAAGGACACTGCTGGCAGCGCCGCTGCTGATCATTATTTCGTTCCTGACCTTTGCGCTGAATCATCTGTCCCCGCTGAATCCGGCTGAGGTGGTTCTGCGCTCTCAGGGGGTGCCGCAGATTACGGAGACGTTAATTGCGGAGACTGAAGCAGCACTCGGGATGGACAGGCCGTTTCTGATCCGTTATGCGGATTGGCTGGTCTCCTGCCTGCGGCTGGATTTCGGCGATTCCTATATTACGGGGACTCCGGTGTGGTCTTTGCTGGGCCCGGCTCTGCTTAATACGCTGAAGCTGACGATGGTATCCGTTATTGTCATCCTGGCATTATCTGTGGGTCTGGGAATTCTCTGTGCGCTGAAAGAAGGCCGGCTGCTGGACCGCTCGGTCCGCGGTGTCTCCTTCTTCCTGACATCTATGCCGTCTGCCTGGCTTGCAGCCATGATGATCTGGTATTTCTCCGTCAAGCTGGACTGGCTTCCGACCAGCGGCATGGATTCATCCGCCGGCTATATCCTGCCCGTGACGGTGCTGACTGTCAGTTATGCGGGAATCTACTTCCGTATCATCCGCAGCTCTATGCTGAGCCAGCTACATGAGGACTATACGCTATATGCAAGGGCATGCGGTTTGCCTGAGCGGAAGATTACACTTCGCATGCTTAAGAATTCCATGCAGGTCGCGGTATCGGTGTTCTGCATGGCAGTTCCGGTTATCCTGGGAAGCACCGTTGTGGTAGAGAGCATCTTCGCCTGGCCGGGGCTTGGAGCCTTAACCGTGAACTCCATACTGGGGCGGGATTTCCCGGTTATTCAGGCTTATGTCCTGGTGCTCGCAGCGTCCTTCGTGCTGTTCAACACCTTGTCAGATCTTATCAATGCAGCGCTGAATCCAAGGCTGAGGAAGGAGTTCTAG
- the nikA gene encoding nickel ABC transporter substrate-binding protein: protein MRKRSTIFVAAVTIVMLLAGCGAAENRQTEAGKPGQELVYATVKDINDMNPHLYPGSMPAQGMVYESLVENTPGGIQPLLAESWEISPDGTVYTFHLRQGVTFHDGQPFNAEAVKQNIDAVQHNAAKHTWIKLSDKIKETKVTGEHTFELTLSEPYYPTLLELSMTRPYVFLSPEDFLNGETKDGVKGYHGTGPYRLAEHRTDQYAVFEANTKYWNGTPAISKITAKVLPTGETTFLALQKGEVNFVFTDDRGTDSIDTEAMDRLAESGVYQVVRSEPMNTKMIVANSGKADSPVQDRAVREAVWHAIDRDTIAGQIFSGKETPAGTLFSSNVNYADIGLKPRAYDLQEAERLLEEAGWTRSGEETRTKGGKPLSMTLYYDAASLSQKTEAELIQNTVKSIGMKLELLGEDSSSIASRRAAGNYDLLFNQTWGLAYDPQSTVSAFTSETAYYHAIKGIGRAEQLKGKIEEVMVTTDEEKRKALYADILTTVHEEALFIPLTNGNLTVVAPGNLQGISFKQTQFELPFERMSFK, encoded by the coding sequence ATGAGAAAGAGATCTACTATTTTTGTGGCAGCAGTTACGATAGTGATGCTGCTCGCCGGATGCGGCGCGGCAGAGAACAGGCAGACGGAAGCGGGTAAGCCCGGCCAGGAGCTGGTATACGCCACGGTGAAGGATATCAACGATATGAATCCGCATTTGTATCCCGGCTCCATGCCGGCTCAAGGAATGGTCTACGAATCGCTGGTTGAGAATACACCGGGTGGTATCCAGCCCCTACTTGCAGAATCCTGGGAGATCTCCCCGGACGGGACCGTCTATACGTTCCATCTGAGACAGGGTGTGACTTTCCACGACGGGCAGCCGTTTAATGCCGAAGCGGTGAAGCAGAATATAGATGCGGTGCAGCATAATGCCGCTAAGCATACCTGGATCAAGCTGTCAGACAAAATCAAAGAAACGAAGGTGACCGGTGAGCATACCTTTGAGTTGACCTTGTCAGAGCCGTATTACCCGACATTGCTTGAGCTATCCATGACAAGACCGTATGTCTTCCTGTCCCCGGAGGACTTCCTGAATGGAGAAACCAAGGATGGGGTGAAAGGCTATCATGGAACGGGCCCTTACCGTCTTGCTGAACACCGGACGGACCAATATGCGGTGTTTGAAGCGAATACTAAGTATTGGAACGGTACACCTGCCATCTCCAAAATCACGGCCAAGGTGCTGCCGACCGGGGAAACAACCTTCCTGGCCCTGCAAAAGGGGGAAGTCAACTTTGTGTTCACCGATGACCGCGGAACGGACAGTATCGATACGGAGGCTATGGACCGGCTGGCCGAATCCGGAGTCTATCAGGTCGTGAGAAGTGAGCCGATGAATACGAAAATGATTGTGGCCAATAGCGGCAAAGCAGACAGTCCCGTGCAGGATAGAGCCGTCCGCGAAGCGGTCTGGCACGCCATTGACCGGGATACGATCGCCGGGCAAATCTTCAGCGGCAAGGAAACTCCCGCCGGGACCTTGTTCTCTTCCAATGTGAACTATGCGGATATCGGACTGAAACCGCGGGCCTATGATTTGCAGGAAGCAGAGCGTCTCCTGGAAGAAGCCGGCTGGACCCGCTCCGGCGAAGAGACCCGCACGAAGGGGGGCAAACCTCTGTCCATGACATTATATTATGATGCCGCTTCGTTATCCCAGAAGACGGAGGCCGAGCTGATCCAGAATACCGTCAAAAGCATAGGCATGAAGCTGGAGCTGTTGGGTGAGGACTCCTCCTCCATTGCAAGCCGCAGAGCAGCGGGGAACTATGACCTCCTGTTCAACCAGACCTGGGGGCTTGCTTATGACCCGCAAAGCACAGTCTCTGCATTCACTTCGGAAACCGCGTATTACCATGCCATCAAAGGCATCGGCCGGGCCGAGCAGCTCAAGGGCAAAATTGAAGAAGTCATGGTAACCACGGATGAGGAGAAGCGCAAAGCTCTGTATGCAGATATTTTGACAACGGTTCATGAAGAGGCCCTATTCATTCCGTTAACGAACGGCAATCTTACCGTAGTCGCTCCCGGCAACCTGCAGGGCATCAGCTTCAAGCAAACGCAATTTGAGCTTCCCTTCGAGCGTATGAGCTTCAAATAA
- a CDS encoding ribosomal RNA methyltransferase FmrO domain protein, with protein MLLTTLYGFAARFRRIADAYDGTSAENLELTKIIDDYTGFIMNPRHQEIWAEIEQQDSKEVTQLTAELREVSARCVAIMEKCRALHVLNGVEERNGYFTNIESSIEREFGSFQVESTSRVVMVGSGAFPMTPMLIGRRTNAEVLGIDIDKEAVQLSNEVLKKIGNHSPLRLLTGEVIQFKAELKQATHIIFSSTVAEKYDLLDRLYALTSGQVVVAIRYGNHLKSLFNYPMEAVDETKWKLSEQILCPDQVFDVALYCKAQPTL; from the coding sequence ATGCTTCTAACTACACTCTATGGATTTGCAGCCAGGTTCCGGAGAATCGCTGATGCGTATGATGGTACTTCCGCTGAAAATCTGGAGCTCACGAAGATCATAGACGACTACACCGGATTCATTATGAATCCCCGCCATCAGGAAATCTGGGCAGAGATAGAACAACAAGATTCCAAGGAGGTGACGCAGCTAACAGCAGAATTAAGAGAAGTATCGGCACGGTGTGTTGCCATCATGGAGAAGTGTCGTGCCCTACACGTCTTGAACGGCGTGGAAGAGCGAAACGGATATTTCACTAATATTGAATCCAGCATTGAGCGTGAATTCGGCAGCTTTCAGGTGGAATCCACATCCAGGGTAGTGATGGTTGGCTCGGGAGCTTTCCCGATGACGCCCATGCTGATAGGCAGGCGTACGAATGCCGAAGTTCTGGGAATAGACATTGACAAGGAAGCTGTGCAATTGAGCAATGAAGTGCTGAAGAAGATAGGGAATCATTCGCCATTACGTCTTTTAACAGGGGAAGTTATTCAGTTCAAGGCTGAGTTGAAGCAAGCGACACACATCATATTCAGCTCCACTGTGGCGGAGAAGTACGATCTGCTGGACCGGTTGTATGCATTAACCAGCGGGCAAGTGGTAGTAGCTATTAGGTATGGTAACCACCTAAAGTCACTGTTTAATTACCCGATGGAAGCTGTGGATGAGACCAAGTGGAAGCTATCTGAACAAATTCTGTGTCCTGATCAGGTCTTTGATGTCGCGCTATATTGCAAGGCTCAGCCAACATTGTAA
- the opp1C gene encoding nickel/cobalt ABC transporter permease, with the protein MTVYRKMWSDKLAALSLTVTAMVAILGICAPWFAPHSPEQVHMELRYASPSWQYLLGNDHLGRCVLSRLIYGIRPSVLWVFAALLVSLSFGGVLGILAGYFRGKTDHMIMRVCDIMLSFPGYVMSLAVVGILGPGIQNILIAFVIMKWAWFARVIRTSVMQFAEADYVRFAKAIGMGNVKIIWRHILPVALPDIAVISSSAFGTMILQISGLSFLGLGIQAPHAEWGMMLNEARGVMFSRPELMLAPGLAIVIVVSAVNFCSDALQAALDPKLQSSTRKSLRGLGLFPAKPKGEEVA; encoded by the coding sequence ATGACTGTCTATCGTAAAATGTGGAGCGACAAGCTGGCCGCCTTATCACTGACGGTCACTGCAATGGTCGCAATCCTTGGCATTTGCGCTCCTTGGTTTGCTCCTCACAGCCCGGAACAAGTCCATATGGAGCTGCGCTACGCATCCCCATCGTGGCAGTACCTGCTGGGCAATGATCATCTCGGACGCTGTGTGCTGTCCAGATTAATCTATGGTATTCGTCCCAGTGTGCTTTGGGTTTTTGCCGCGCTTCTGGTCTCCTTGTCCTTCGGGGGCGTTCTCGGAATTCTGGCAGGCTACTTCCGGGGGAAGACGGATCACATGATCATGAGAGTCTGCGACATCATGCTTTCCTTTCCCGGATACGTCATGTCGCTGGCTGTAGTCGGTATATTGGGGCCGGGAATCCAGAATATTCTGATTGCCTTCGTGATCATGAAATGGGCTTGGTTTGCCCGCGTCATCCGCACCTCCGTGATGCAGTTTGCTGAAGCTGATTATGTCAGATTTGCTAAGGCAATAGGGATGGGCAACGTTAAGATCATATGGAGGCACATCCTGCCTGTAGCGCTGCCGGATATTGCAGTGATCTCCAGCAGTGCTTTTGGAACCATGATCCTGCAGATTTCTGGGCTGTCCTTTCTCGGTCTGGGCATTCAGGCACCTCACGCGGAGTGGGGGATGATGCTGAATGAAGCAAGAGGGGTCATGTTCTCCCGGCCTGAGCTGATGCTGGCCCCGGGACTTGCGATCGTAATCGTGGTGTCGGCGGTTAATTTCTGCTCCGACGCCCTTCAAGCAGCACTCGACCCCAAGCTGCAAAGCAGCACCCGCAAATCACTCCGTGGCCTGGGGTTGTTCCCGGCCAAACCGAAGGGAGAAGAGGTGGCATAA
- a CDS encoding opine metallophore biosynthesis dehydrogenase, whose protein sequence is MDEFRRVLLLGTGPVTLQLAVLFKKHFDSYLGIAGRISRRSESLMAALHADGNRLFTTAQNDSHRRMAGECRADQVFQDYRAVKGTWDTLIVSVTADAYLEVLRSLDTQLLTHVKCVILVSPTLGSNRLVHHYIQETGSKAEIISCSTYLGDTRWIDGVPSNRAITTGVKKKVFIGSSQPASHHLHLLKQLYERLGIALVVMKSPLEAESRNISLFVHPPLFMNSFSLKAIFGQDHSRKYVYKLFPEGPITPQLIHEMVECWRELSALLDALDLPSVNLLKFMTVDNYPVRAESLPQHMIESFESLEPIHQEYLVYVRYASLLIDPFSDPDPEGRYYDFSAVPIQSVFMNKDGAWDIPRMPKEDYYRIKIIQGIAEHVKVSCPTLDTFIERYEQQLKRSAKVLQGQPVSEAFHVQSFAGDIERICSNTKLY, encoded by the coding sequence GTGGACGAATTCAGACGTGTATTATTACTCGGGACCGGACCGGTGACCCTTCAGCTGGCGGTCTTGTTCAAGAAGCATTTCGACTCCTATCTAGGCATCGCCGGGAGAATCTCCCGCAGGTCTGAGTCATTGATGGCCGCGCTTCACGCAGACGGTAATCGGTTGTTCACTACCGCACAGAATGATTCACACCGCAGGATGGCAGGTGAATGCCGTGCAGATCAGGTTTTTCAGGACTATAGGGCGGTAAAGGGGACATGGGATACCCTCATTGTATCCGTCACCGCCGATGCCTATCTGGAGGTACTGCGCAGCCTGGATACACAACTGCTCACGCATGTGAAATGCGTCATTCTGGTGTCTCCGACGCTGGGTTCCAACCGTCTGGTTCATCATTACATACAGGAGACGGGCTCCAAGGCCGAAATTATAAGCTGTTCCACTTATCTGGGTGATACACGCTGGATTGACGGTGTACCTTCCAACCGTGCGATAACTACCGGGGTTAAGAAAAAAGTTTTCATTGGTTCATCACAGCCCGCGTCCCATCATCTCCACCTGCTGAAGCAGCTCTACGAACGTCTGGGAATTGCTCTGGTTGTCATGAAGTCTCCGCTGGAGGCGGAGAGCAGGAACATCTCCTTATTCGTGCATCCGCCGCTCTTCATGAATTCATTCTCGCTTAAGGCCATATTTGGCCAAGATCACAGCCGGAAGTATGTATACAAGTTATTCCCGGAGGGGCCAATTACTCCCCAGTTAATTCACGAAATGGTGGAGTGCTGGAGAGAGTTGTCAGCGCTGCTTGATGCCCTCGACCTGCCAAGCGTCAATCTGCTGAAGTTCATGACGGTCGACAATTATCCGGTCAGAGCGGAGAGTCTGCCGCAGCACATGATTGAAAGCTTCGAGTCGCTGGAGCCGATCCATCAGGAATACCTCGTATATGTCCGTTACGCCTCTCTCCTGATTGACCCGTTCTCGGATCCGGACCCGGAGGGAAGATACTATGACTTCTCCGCTGTCCCCATTCAATCTGTATTCATGAACAAGGATGGAGCATGGGATATCCCGCGGATGCCCAAGGAGGATTATTACCGCATTAAGATCATTCAGGGCATCGCAGAGCATGTGAAGGTGAGTTGTCCCACGCTTGATACATTTATTGAACGGTATGAGCAACAACTGAAGCGTTCAGCCAAGGTGCTCCAGGGACAGCCCGTTTCCGAAGCGTTCCATGTCCAGTCATTTGCCGGCGATATTGAGCGGATCTGCAGCAATACAAAACTATACTAA
- a CDS encoding ABC transporter ATP-binding protein — protein MIRKLLQSVREYKKDTWLTPIFLLGEVAMEVLIPLLMAELIDQGITGGQMNQIVKYGLILILFALVSLVFGALAGKHSATAMSGFGRNLREDLFRHVQRLSFSNMDKFSTSGIVTRLTTDITHVQNAFLMIIRIAFRSPVMIIFATIMTYRVSPTIATWFIVVVPVLAAGMMLILKYAFPVFERAFDSYDSLNKVVQENVRGIRVVKSYVREEHEISKFQAVSLRIFAQMAKAERILAYELPLMQVILYGVMLIISWVGAKLVVGGNMTTGELTSVFAYSMQILMSLMTLGIVVVMVAIARASAGRIHDLLDEQPDITSPGSPVTELHTGEVEFRNVSFRYSSKAKKDALSGINLHIRPGQTIGMIGGSGSAKSTLVQLIPRLYDVTEGEVLVSGTNVKDYDLHVLRSQVAMVLQKNVLFGGSIKDNLRWGNEAATDEELIDACKAAQAHEFITSFPDGYDTRLDQGGTNVSGGQKQRLCIARALLKKPKILILDDSTSAVDTRTDALIRTVFKESIPDTTKIIIAQRIASVEDADQIIVLDDGELADIGTHQELLSRSTIYQEAYNTQTKGEEAQHEQH, from the coding sequence ATGATCAGGAAGTTACTGCAAAGTGTGCGGGAGTATAAGAAGGATACATGGTTGACTCCTATATTCTTGCTTGGAGAGGTTGCCATGGAGGTGCTGATTCCCTTGCTCATGGCTGAGTTAATTGACCAGGGCATTACCGGGGGGCAGATGAACCAGATCGTGAAGTATGGTCTGATTCTTATCCTGTTCGCTCTGGTCTCCCTGGTATTCGGCGCACTTGCCGGTAAACACTCAGCCACTGCGATGTCCGGCTTCGGGCGAAATCTGCGGGAAGACCTGTTCCGTCATGTGCAGCGGCTGTCTTTTTCCAATATGGATAAATTCTCGACCTCAGGGATCGTCACCCGGCTGACTACGGATATCACGCATGTGCAGAATGCATTTCTGATGATTATACGGATTGCGTTCCGCAGCCCCGTAATGATTATATTTGCCACGATTATGACCTACCGGGTCAGTCCAACTATTGCTACCTGGTTCATCGTCGTTGTTCCGGTGCTTGCGGCAGGGATGATGCTCATCTTGAAGTATGCCTTTCCGGTCTTTGAACGGGCCTTCGACAGCTATGATTCGCTCAACAAGGTCGTTCAGGAGAATGTCCGCGGCATTCGGGTGGTCAAGTCTTATGTGCGGGAGGAGCATGAGATCTCCAAGTTCCAGGCAGTGTCGCTGAGGATCTTCGCACAGATGGCCAAAGCCGAACGCATCCTCGCCTATGAGCTGCCGCTTATGCAGGTGATTCTGTATGGGGTGATGCTAATCATCTCCTGGGTAGGAGCCAAGCTGGTGGTGGGCGGCAATATGACAACCGGAGAACTGACCAGTGTGTTCGCTTACTCCATGCAAATTCTGATGAGCCTGATGACGCTGGGGATCGTTGTAGTAATGGTCGCTATTGCCCGCGCGTCTGCCGGACGTATTCATGACCTGCTGGATGAACAGCCGGACATCACAAGTCCGGGTTCCCCGGTAACTGAACTGCATACAGGCGAGGTGGAGTTCCGTAACGTGTCCTTCCGTTACTCCAGTAAGGCCAAGAAGGATGCATTATCCGGGATCAACCTGCATATTCGCCCGGGACAGACGATTGGCATGATCGGCGGGTCGGGCAGTGCCAAGTCTACATTGGTGCAGCTCATTCCGCGTCTCTATGATGTTACCGAAGGTGAAGTACTCGTTAGCGGAACGAATGTGAAGGACTATGATCTGCATGTGCTGCGGAGTCAGGTCGCTATGGTGCTCCAGAAAAATGTACTGTTCGGCGGCTCCATCAAGGACAATCTGCGCTGGGGGAATGAAGCAGCTACCGACGAAGAGCTGATCGACGCCTGCAAGGCCGCACAAGCCCATGAGTTCATCACGTCCTTCCCTGACGGATATGATACCCGGCTGGATCAAGGGGGGACGAATGTATCCGGCGGGCAGAAGCAGCGGTTATGTATTGCCAGAGCTCTACTGAAGAAGCCCAAAATCCTGATTCTGGATGATTCGACCAGTGCAGTGGATACACGTACAGATGCATTAATCCGAACTGTATTCAAGGAGAGTATTCCGGATACGACCAAGATCATCATTGCCCAGCGGATCGCGTCTGTGGAAGATGCAGATCAGATTATTGTGCTGGATGACGGGGAGCTGGCGGATATCGGGACGCATCAGGAGCTTTTGAGCCGGAGTACGATCTATCAGGAAGCTTACAACACACAGACGAAGGGAGAGGAAGCACAGCATGAACAACATTAA
- a CDS encoding ABC transporter ATP-binding protein, producing the protein MNILDVSNLRIWDDTTGKVVVSDSSFQVRQGRCLAIVGESGSGKSVTCRAIMRLNTFNMRQSGSIRLNGVDLAELSEADMRRHRGKHLCLIMQQGMRAFDPSSPVGSHFRDTLRQHYGWGRTEITSRMAKAMESVRLHDPVALMNKYPHQLSGGMLQRMMIALAIVLEPTLIIADEPTSALDTLSQFEVLEQLIVLREETGCAMIFVSHDLGIVQRIADDIVVMRDGEILECGTTADIFSGTRHEYTRHLLDAKQRLNRHFRHRMGGHQHVDR; encoded by the coding sequence GTGAACATACTAGATGTTTCGAATTTGCGGATATGGGACGATACGACGGGCAAGGTGGTGGTCTCTGACAGCTCCTTTCAGGTGAGGCAGGGGCGCTGTCTGGCTATTGTCGGAGAGAGCGGCAGCGGCAAGTCTGTCACCTGCCGGGCGATCATGAGATTGAATACCTTCAACATGAGACAGTCAGGGAGTATTCGGCTGAACGGGGTTGACCTCGCAGAGCTGTCCGAAGCGGATATGCGCAGGCACAGAGGCAAGCACTTGTGTCTGATTATGCAGCAAGGCATGCGGGCGTTCGATCCTTCAAGCCCGGTCGGAAGCCATTTCAGAGATACACTTCGGCAGCATTATGGCTGGGGCCGGACTGAGATCACGTCCAGAATGGCCAAGGCCATGGAGAGCGTCAGGCTGCATGATCCGGTTGCGCTAATGAACAAATACCCGCATCAGCTATCCGGAGGAATGCTGCAGCGGATGATGATTGCGCTGGCGATTGTTCTTGAGCCCACGCTGATTATTGCCGATGAGCCCACCTCGGCGCTGGACACGCTGTCGCAGTTTGAAGTGCTTGAGCAGCTGATAGTCCTGCGGGAGGAGACAGGCTGCGCCATGATCTTCGTCTCCCATGATCTGGGCATTGTGCAGCGGATCGCTGACGATATCGTGGTGATGAGAGACGGCGAAATTCTGGAGTGCGGAACAACGGCTGACATTTTCTCGGGGACCAGGCATGAATATACCAGACATCTCCTGGATGCGAAGCAGAGGCTGAACCGGCATTTCAGGCACAGGATGGGAGGGCATCAGCATGTTGACCGTTAG
- a CDS encoding ABC transporter ATP-binding protein has translation MNNINYGRTIKRLLAYFKLFKFRTSLALLLVLVSSAVSVASATFLRLLIDDFITPLLGDQHPVFDALFQALAILAVIYAAGVISTFISKRLMITVSQLIMKRIRDHLFAHMQKLPIKYFDRKEHGDIMSHYTNDVDTLNMMLTDGLPQLLSTVVTVIVVLGTMLYLDVPLTIVVVLGALVMIWITKKVGGKATHHFFRQQESIGALDGYIEEMIHGQKVVQVFGREERSIEQFAQLNHQLFENSTTANKYSNILMPVNANLATLIYVLVAIAGGAMSISGWNEGLTLGSIAAFLSLSRNFTMPIAEISSQINMFLVALAGAQRIFNLMDEQPEEDEGRVTLEQDPQGTGWAWRLEDGSTVPLAGKVEFKDVCFTYDGKKQVLQEITLYAKPGQKLAFVGATGAGKTTVANLLNRFYDITQGEIIYDGINIQRIRKADLRRSLGIVLQDTHLFSGTVADNIRYGRLEATDEEVMQAAKLSYAASFIERLPDGYQTQLDGNGNGLSQGQSQLLAIARSAIANPPVMILDEATSSIDTRTEALVQKGMDNLMDHRTVFVIAHRLSTVRNSDAIMVMDKGQIKERGDHGELILRKGIYYQLYTGAFEWE, from the coding sequence ATGAACAACATTAATTATGGCAGAACGATTAAGCGGCTCCTGGCCTACTTCAAGCTCTTCAAGTTCAGAACCTCACTGGCCCTTCTGCTGGTGCTGGTAAGTTCTGCGGTATCTGTAGCTTCCGCTACGTTCCTGAGACTGCTCATCGATGACTTCATCACACCGCTGCTGGGCGATCAGCATCCGGTATTTGACGCTTTGTTCCAGGCACTGGCCATTCTGGCTGTCATTTATGCCGCCGGTGTCATCAGCACATTTATCTCCAAGCGGCTGATGATTACGGTCTCACAGCTCATTATGAAAAGAATCCGTGACCATCTGTTCGCTCATATGCAGAAGCTGCCGATTAAGTACTTCGACCGCAAGGAGCACGGTGACATCATGAGTCACTACACGAATGACGTAGATACACTGAATATGATGCTCACAGACGGCTTGCCGCAATTGCTGTCTACGGTTGTGACGGTCATAGTGGTGCTGGGTACGATGCTGTATTTGGATGTCCCGCTGACGATTGTAGTGGTATTAGGCGCATTAGTGATGATATGGATTACCAAGAAGGTAGGTGGAAAAGCAACACACCACTTTTTCCGGCAGCAGGAATCTATCGGCGCACTGGACGGATATATCGAAGAAATGATTCACGGGCAAAAGGTAGTGCAGGTATTCGGCCGTGAAGAGCGATCCATCGAGCAGTTCGCACAGCTGAATCATCAGTTGTTCGAGAATTCCACGACAGCCAACAAGTATTCTAATATTCTGATGCCGGTGAATGCTAATCTGGCTACCTTAATCTATGTGCTGGTGGCAATAGCGGGTGGGGCCATGTCGATATCCGGCTGGAATGAAGGCTTGACGCTGGGAAGTATTGCGGCGTTTCTGAGCCTGTCCCGTAACTTCACGATGCCGATTGCTGAAATCTCCTCCCAGATCAATATGTTCCTGGTGGCGCTTGCGGGCGCACAGCGGATTTTCAACCTGATGGATGAACAGCCGGAAGAGGACGAGGGACGCGTGACCCTGGAGCAAGACCCGCAAGGCACCGGATGGGCATGGAGGCTGGAGGATGGTTCCACAGTGCCGCTTGCCGGGAAGGTGGAGTTCAAGGATGTCTGCTTCACGTATGACGGGAAGAAGCAGGTGCTGCAGGAGATTACTTTATATGCAAAGCCTGGGCAGAAGCTTGCTTTTGTAGGCGCTACAGGTGCCGGAAAAACGACCGTGGCCAACCTGCTGAACCGTTTCTACGATATCACGCAAGGCGAGATCATCTATGACGGCATCAATATACAGCGTATCCGCAAAGCGGACCTGCGCCGGTCCCTTGGTATCGTTCTGCAAGACACGCATCTGTTCTCCGGCACGGTGGCCGATAATATCCGCTATGGACGGCTGGAGGCCACTGACGAGGAGGTTATGCAGGCCGCCAAGCTGTCTTATGCCGCGAGCTTCATCGAACGCTTGCCGGACGGATACCAGACTCAGCTGGACGGGAACGGGAATGGGCTGTCACAGGGCCAAAGCCAGCTGTTGGCGATTGCCAGGTCAGCCATTGCCAATCCTCCGGTGATGATTCTCGATGAAGCGACCTCATCCATTGATACCCGGACGGAAGCCCTGGTACAGAAGGGGATGGATAATCTAATGGATCACAGAACCGTGTTCGTCATCGCCCACCGCCTGTCCACGGTACGGAATTCCGATGCCATCATGGTGATGGACAAGGGCCAGATCAAGGAGCGCGGGGATCACGGGGAGTTGATCTTACGGAAAGGCATCTACTATCAGCTGTATACAGGAGCCTTTGAATGGGAATGA
- a CDS encoding diaminopimelate epimerase — protein sequence MRREISFVKVSPTQNMTILVKSSHEEDEYAPIAVRMMSYDNVNAEQVGFIQKKARPDADASLQMAGGEFCGNACMALAVLMANQQDLHPSGCQSITLEASGTDQLVDCVVTRTAESYLCQARMPIPLKLETKVFKYSGNEYLVGLIQYSDFLHVVVEVRQFTNPFKRMAHSLAKLLEITSSNQLIGILLFKPSSSELLPLIYIPALDSMIWERGCGSGTASLGAYMAWKNKSSFEGAIQQPGGIISVSAQLEQEQLVGLSISGHVNIVAEGTAYIDL from the coding sequence ATGCGCAGAGAAATCTCCTTTGTTAAAGTAAGCCCTACTCAAAACATGACGATCTTGGTTAAGAGCAGCCATGAGGAAGATGAATACGCTCCGATCGCGGTAAGAATGATGTCTTACGACAACGTAAATGCCGAGCAGGTGGGGTTCATTCAGAAGAAAGCCCGTCCGGATGCAGATGCTTCGCTCCAAATGGCCGGCGGCGAGTTTTGCGGAAATGCCTGTATGGCCTTGGCTGTACTGATGGCGAACCAGCAGGACCTTCACCCCTCCGGCTGCCAATCTATCACACTGGAGGCTTCAGGCACAGATCAACTGGTTGATTGCGTGGTGACGAGAACAGCAGAGAGTTACCTGTGTCAGGCCAGGATGCCCATCCCGCTGAAGCTGGAAACCAAGGTATTCAAGTATAGCGGCAATGAATATTTGGTGGGTCTGATCCAGTACTCCGATTTCCTTCATGTGGTAGTCGAGGTCCGTCAGTTTACGAACCCGTTCAAAAGAATGGCTCATAGCTTAGCCAAGCTGCTTGAAATTACATCGTCCAATCAGCTGATTGGCATCCTGCTGTTTAAGCCAAGCTCAAGCGAGCTTCTGCCGCTGATTTATATCCCAGCGCTGGATAGTATGATCTGGGAGAGAGGCTGCGGTTCGGGGACCGCTTCTCTTGGTGCCTATATGGCTTGGAAGAACAAGTCCTCCTTCGAAGGGGCCATTCAGCAGCCCGGAGGTATCATCAGTGTATCGGCACAGCTGGAGCAAGAACAACTTGTCGGCTTAAGTATTTCAGGCCATGTCAACATCGTGGCGGAAGGAACAGCCTATATCGACCTGTAA